A genomic stretch from Pseudomonas mendocina includes:
- the ilvE gene encoding branched-chain-amino-acid transaminase produces MSIASMADRDGVIWYDGELVQWREATTHVLTHTLHYGMGVFEGVRAYNTPQGTAIFRLEAHTDRLFDSAHIMGMKIPFSKEEINEATRAAVRENNLESAYIRPMVFYGSEAMGLRATGLKVQVIVAAWHWGAYMGDEALKVGIKVRTSSFTRHHVNIAMTRAKANGNYINSMLALQEAISGGADEAMLLDPEGYVAEGSGENIFLVKNGVIYTPEVTSCLNGITRSTILTLAEEHGLKVVEKRITRDEVYIADEAFFTGTAAEVTPIREVDGRQIGAGRRGPITEKLQTAYFDLVTGKTDAHAEWRTLVK; encoded by the coding sequence ATGTCGATAGCGTCTATGGCCGATCGTGACGGCGTGATCTGGTATGACGGCGAACTGGTGCAGTGGCGCGAGGCGACTACTCACGTACTGACTCACACCCTGCACTATGGCATGGGCGTGTTTGAGGGCGTGCGTGCTTACAACACGCCGCAAGGCACTGCGATTTTCCGTCTGGAAGCGCACACCGACCGTCTGTTCGACTCTGCCCACATCATGGGTATGAAGATTCCGTTCAGCAAAGAAGAAATCAACGAAGCGACCCGTGCTGCGGTGCGTGAGAATAACCTGGAAAGCGCTTACATCCGCCCGATGGTGTTCTACGGATCTGAAGCCATGGGCCTGCGCGCCACTGGCCTGAAAGTTCAGGTGATTGTGGCGGCATGGCACTGGGGTGCCTACATGGGCGACGAAGCCCTGAAAGTTGGCATCAAGGTGCGCACCAGCTCCTTCACCCGCCACCACGTCAACATCGCCATGACCCGTGCTAAGGCTAACGGCAACTACATCAACTCGATGTTGGCCCTGCAAGAAGCCATCTCCGGTGGTGCTGATGAAGCCATGCTGCTGGACCCGGAAGGCTATGTGGCAGAAGGTTCGGGCGAGAACATCTTCCTGGTGAAAAATGGCGTGATCTACACCCCGGAAGTCACCTCCTGCCTGAACGGTATCACCCGCAGCACCATCCTGACCCTGGCTGAAGAGCATGGTCTGAAGGTGGTTGAGAAGCGTATCACCCGTGACGAGGTGTACATTGCTGATGAAGCCTTCTTCACCGGTACTGCGGCTGAAGTGACGCCGATCCGTGAAGTCGACGGTCGTCAGATTGGCGCTGGTCGTCGTGGCCCGATTACTGAGAAGCTGCAAACCGCTTACTTTGATCTGGTTACCGGCAAGACCGACGCTCACGCTGAATGGCGTACGCTGGTCAAGTAA